A window from Sinanaerobacter sp. ZZT-01 encodes these proteins:
- the purB gene encoding adenylosuccinate lyase: MSTDRYENPLIARYTSREMSHIFSSDVKFSTWRSLWIALAEAEMELGLPIDQQQIDEMKSFASAINYEDAIKREKETRHDVMSHVYAFGLQCPKARPIIHLGATSAYVGDNTDIIVMRSGLRLLRKKLIRLLYRLSRFALEYKDMPTLGFTHFQAAQLTTVGKRAALWMQDFYYDYLEVDRLIEEIPLLGVKGTTGTQASFVDLFDGDMEKVKKLDRMVVEKMGFSKVVAVSGQTYTRKLDYRVLSVLSGIAQSVHKMTNDIRLLQHLKEVEEPFEKNQIGSSAMAYKRNPMRSERAASLARYVMNLAQNPADTASTQWFERTLDDSANRRMSIPESFMASDAILDICINISTGLVVHEKVIRQRILSEIPFMATENILMEAVKKGGDRQELHEKIREHSMEAGNRVKEEGLDNDLLRRIAQDSAFGLTLEDVETLLTPEDYIGRSSQQTEEFVSEYLEPIFKEEKDCLGEEVELRV, translated from the coding sequence ATGAGTACAGATCGTTACGAAAACCCTTTAATTGCTCGGTATACAAGCAGAGAAATGTCCCATATTTTTTCTTCTGATGTAAAATTTTCTACATGGAGAAGTCTATGGATTGCTTTGGCAGAAGCGGAGATGGAATTGGGATTGCCGATTGATCAGCAACAGATTGATGAAATGAAATCGTTTGCGTCTGCTATCAATTATGAAGATGCAATAAAGAGAGAGAAAGAGACCCGCCACGACGTTATGTCTCATGTTTATGCATTTGGACTGCAATGCCCGAAGGCGCGGCCAATCATACACCTAGGTGCAACTAGTGCTTATGTAGGTGACAATACCGATATCATTGTAATGAGAAGCGGCTTGCGCTTACTTCGCAAAAAGCTCATCCGTCTGCTTTATCGATTAAGTCGTTTTGCATTGGAATATAAAGATATGCCGACTCTTGGATTTACGCATTTTCAAGCGGCACAGTTAACGACGGTAGGAAAACGTGCGGCTTTATGGATGCAGGATTTCTATTATGATTATCTGGAAGTAGATCGCTTGATTGAAGAAATACCACTGTTAGGTGTAAAGGGAACGACTGGAACGCAGGCTAGTTTTGTGGATCTCTTTGATGGGGATATGGAAAAAGTAAAGAAGCTTGACCGCATGGTAGTGGAAAAGATGGGTTTTTCCAAAGTAGTTGCGGTATCAGGGCAGACCTACACGAGAAAACTTGATTATCGTGTTCTTTCAGTTCTTTCCGGCATTGCGCAAAGTGTGCATAAAATGACAAATGATATCCGCCTGCTTCAGCATTTAAAGGAAGTGGAGGAACCATTTGAAAAAAATCAAATTGGTTCATCAGCAATGGCATATAAGAGAAACCCAATGAGAAGTGAACGTGCGGCTTCTTTGGCTCGTTATGTAATGAATCTGGCACAGAATCCCGCAGACACGGCAAGCACACAATGGTTTGAAAGAACGTTAGATGATTCTGCAAATCGGCGTATGTCAATTCCGGAAAGCTTTATGGCAAGCGATGCAATTTTAGATATATGCATTAATATTTCAACAGGCTTGGTTGTACATGAGAAAGTGATTCGCCAGCGTATACTCAGTGAGATTCCCTTTATGGCAACTGAGAATATTTTAATGGAAGCGGTGAAAAAGGGCGGTGACCGTCAAGAACTGCACGAAAAGATTCGGGAACATTCCATGGAAGCCGGAAACCGTGTGAAGGAGGAGGGCCTTGACAATGATTTACTGCGGCGTATTGCTCAAGACTCTGCATTTGGACTTACATTAGAGGACGTAGAGACGCTTTTGACACCAGAGGATTACATCGGAAGATCCTCTCAGCAGACAGAGGAATTTGTATCGGAATATTTAGAGCCTATTTTCAAGGAAGAAAAAGATTGCTTAGGCGAAGAGGTAGAGCTTCGAGTCTAA
- the proB gene encoding glutamate 5-kinase — MSTIGELIEESRKIVIKLGSNTLSDEHGEVNRETLHNIVEQIDELIKKGKQVIIVSSGAGICGIGAINKWSRKGDINYKQALCAIGQVELMMAYKEFFIEYGIHVGQLLLTRDDFADPKRNLHIRNTLFTLVDEGVVPIINENDSVSVDEIKIGDNDTLSALTANLWNADLLILFSDIDGVYEKNPKEDPKAELIEEIYDIDGLLQEIDTRGTNQFGTGGILTKIEAARRVNAYGIPMVLVNGKKMDILRKITADTEKGTVFFGKS; from the coding sequence ATGAGTACCATAGGAGAATTAATTGAGGAGAGCCGAAAAATTGTAATCAAGCTGGGAAGTAATACATTATCGGATGAACATGGTGAAGTAAACCGCGAAACACTGCATAATATTGTGGAGCAAATTGATGAATTGATTAAAAAAGGCAAACAAGTAATTATCGTTTCGTCAGGTGCCGGAATTTGTGGCATCGGTGCGATAAATAAATGGAGTCGAAAAGGAGATATTAATTACAAGCAGGCATTGTGCGCAATCGGTCAGGTGGAATTAATGATGGCATATAAGGAGTTTTTTATAGAATATGGTATCCATGTAGGGCAGCTTTTGCTTACCAGAGACGATTTTGCAGACCCTAAAAGAAATTTACACATACGAAACACGCTGTTTACTTTGGTCGATGAGGGTGTGGTTCCGATTATCAATGAAAATGATAGTGTCAGTGTCGATGAAATAAAAATAGGGGATAATGATACGTTAAGCGCATTAACTGCAAACTTGTGGAATGCGGATCTTTTAATTTTATTCAGTGATATTGACGGTGTGTATGAAAAAAATCCAAAGGAAGATCCGAAAGCGGAGCTGATTGAAGAGATTTATGACATCGATGGACTGCTTCAGGAGATTGATACAAGAGGAACCAACCAGTTTGGAACCGGCGGTATCTTAACGAAGATCGAAGCCGCAAGACGTGTGAATGCCTATGGAATTCCGATGGTGCTTGTAAACGGAAAGAAGATGGATATTCTTAGAAAAATTACAGCGGATACTGAAAAAGGCACGGTTTTTTTTGGGAAATCGTGA
- the proC gene encoding pyrroline-5-carboxylate reductase, with amino-acid sequence MKIGFIGTGNMGGAIIKGYLAVNPEKADSIYVYNHHVEKAQILSQELGVHNTESIKELVENTDIVVLAVKPNAFEQVMPQVAASVSVQKTLVSIAAGVSISYLEGFMLRGVGVIRVMPNTPSLVGEGMTSVSRNKSVCEEAFVQVMDLFSSIGRVQEIGESLIDTVVGVSGSSPAYAYMFIEALADGAVLEGMQRKQAYIFAAQAVLGAAKMVLETGLHPGELKDQVCSPGGTTIEAVRSLEKNKFRSSIIEAVHTCAEKSRSMSK; translated from the coding sequence ATGAAGATCGGTTTTATTGGAACGGGAAATATGGGTGGTGCGATTATAAAAGGATATTTGGCAGTGAACCCTGAAAAAGCGGATTCTATCTATGTCTATAATCATCACGTAGAAAAGGCACAAATCCTAAGTCAAGAACTGGGCGTTCATAATACGGAGAGCATAAAAGAACTTGTGGAAAATACGGATATTGTGGTTCTGGCAGTGAAGCCAAATGCATTTGAACAGGTAATGCCTCAGGTTGCTGCTTCTGTAAGTGTGCAAAAAACTCTGGTTTCCATTGCAGCAGGTGTTTCCATTTCTTATTTAGAAGGCTTTATGCTTCGTGGTGTCGGTGTCATTCGAGTTATGCCGAATACGCCGTCTTTGGTTGGTGAAGGAATGACTTCTGTCAGCCGAAATAAATCGGTCTGTGAAGAAGCATTTGTACAAGTAATGGATTTGTTCTCCAGTATCGGAAGAGTTCAGGAAATAGGGGAATCCTTGATTGATACTGTGGTTGGAGTCAGTGGTAGCAGTCCTGCATATGCTTATATGTTTATCGAGGCTTTGGCTGACGGAGCCGTTTTAGAGGGTATGCAAAGGAAGCAGGCTTATATTTTTGCAGCACAGGCGGTATTAGGAGCGGCGAAAATGGTTTTAGAAACGGGATTGCATCCAGGGGAACTGAAGGATCAGGTTTGCTCACCCGGAGGAACGACGATTGAAGCCGTTCGTTCCTTAGAGAAAAATAAATTTCGTTCTTCTATTATAGAAGCGGTACATACCTGTGCAGAAAAGTCGAGGAGCATGAGTAAATAA